One genomic window of Blastopirellula retiformator includes the following:
- a CDS encoding outer membrane protein assembly factor BamB family protein, whose translation MTLRFFHCFASVLLLLSVSSLALAQGRAVLQDAQLQQLGLQKTWSTQLPIGAKGAKLSSLAQAISPDDMQTVFEVKHQGRSTMFSSRDLSPFGKPLGVEGAKAKADQFVARLDQSKEKPELVEHQVPEVLLLAQSSSGVLTALDGQTGRKLWSQLPGQAFYPSQKASADAKYVATVNGLTLYVLHRENGELFWKRNLSGPPTAGAVVGDGHIYAPLMNGIIEIFDLQDATKPVGRFQSYGQIFANPTITEATVMWPTNRGFVYAGNSFDDKFRYRIEATGEVIASTTHLAPSLNFFATTSGYVYCIYQRDGRIEWRRSYGEPIVASVPAIDDIAYVVLQRGGMHAVEAYTGKEMWYVPGVSQFLAVSGEYVYVLDKSQRILKLEKASGALMGQLSVRDFDYFYTNLESDRLILGTLSGVLYVLQETGKEFPQVHIPLKTGDEEEVPAEEETEKPEEPMEETTKPADGNPFGGGGNPFGGGGGSNPFGGGNPFGGGSGGNDASGGSSDSSNPFGGGGGSNPFGGSNPFGGDDSGGAMDNPFGN comes from the coding sequence ATGACGCTCCGTTTTTTCCACTGTTTCGCCTCTGTCCTTCTCCTGCTGTCGGTTTCGTCACTGGCGCTGGCCCAAGGTCGCGCTGTGCTGCAAGACGCGCAGCTGCAGCAACTTGGGTTGCAGAAGACCTGGTCGACGCAGTTGCCGATCGGCGCCAAGGGCGCCAAGCTCAGCTCGCTGGCTCAGGCGATCAGCCCAGACGACATGCAGACCGTCTTCGAGGTGAAGCACCAAGGGCGCTCGACGATGTTCTCATCGCGCGATCTCAGTCCGTTTGGGAAGCCGCTGGGAGTCGAAGGAGCGAAAGCGAAGGCGGACCAGTTCGTCGCTCGCTTGGATCAATCGAAGGAAAAGCCGGAGCTGGTCGAACACCAAGTGCCGGAAGTCTTGCTGCTGGCGCAAAGCAGCTCGGGCGTGTTGACCGCGCTGGATGGTCAAACGGGACGTAAGCTGTGGTCGCAGTTGCCGGGCCAAGCGTTCTATCCGTCGCAAAAGGCGTCGGCCGACGCCAAGTATGTGGCGACGGTCAATGGTTTGACGCTTTACGTGCTGCATCGCGAAAATGGCGAGCTGTTCTGGAAGCGGAATCTGAGCGGTCCGCCGACCGCCGGGGCTGTCGTTGGCGATGGGCACATCTACGCTCCGCTGATGAATGGCATTATCGAAATCTTTGATCTGCAAGACGCCACCAAGCCGGTCGGCCGTTTTCAATCGTACGGACAGATCTTCGCCAACCCGACCATTACCGAAGCGACCGTGATGTGGCCGACCAATCGCGGTTTCGTCTACGCCGGCAACTCGTTTGACGACAAGTTCCGTTACCGGATCGAAGCGACCGGCGAAGTGATCGCCTCGACGACGCACCTGGCGCCGAGCCTGAACTTCTTCGCCACGACCAGCGGTTACGTCTATTGCATCTATCAGCGCGACGGCCGCATCGAATGGCGGCGTTCGTATGGCGAACCGATCGTCGCGTCGGTCCCGGCGATCGACGACATCGCGTATGTCGTGCTGCAGCGCGGCGGCATGCACGCCGTCGAGGCTTACACCGGCAAAGAAATGTGGTACGTCCCCGGCGTCAGCCAGTTTTTGGCGGTCAGCGGCGAGTATGTCTATGTGCTCGACAAGAGCCAGCGGATCTTGAAGCTCGAAAAGGCGAGCGGCGCCCTGATGGGACAGCTGAGCGTTCGCGACTTCGACTACTTCTACACCAATCTCGAATCAGATCGACTCATCCTTGGCACCTTGTCGGGCGTCCTCTACGTCTTGCAGGAAACGGGCAAAGAATTCCCGCAGGTTCACATTCCGCTGAAGACCGGCGACGAAGAAGAAGTCCCGGCCGAAGAGGAAACCGAGAAGCCGGAAGAGCCGATGGAAGAGACGACCAAGCCGGCCGATGGCAATCCGTTTGGCGGCGGCGGAAATCCATTCGGCGGTGGCGGCGGCTCAAATCCGTTCGGCGGCGGCAACCCGTTTGGCGGCGGCTCGGGCGGCAATGACGCGTCCGGCGGATCCAGCGACAGCAGCAACCCGTTCGGTGGCGGCGGTGGGTCGAATCCGTTTGGCGGCAGCAACCCGTTCGGCGGCGATGACTCGGGCGGAGCGATGGATAACCCGTTCGGCAACTAG
- a CDS encoding collagen-like domain-containing protein: protein MDWFVRIAPLSRPAIAAGACLFGTLGFSSLALAAEAPVAPLTAEELVAEDYQVAFKPGPRGDQKKQSDAQPERRGHGKPGSRGEHGAKGKGKSEHRGPRHGDKDRGDKGHGDKDRAAKGHGDKGRGEHRGPGHGEMGMHRRFGPKPDFSKFGRSMHGRSHRGFDGRGFGKPEMKKPDFSMHGRSMPGPSRHGFGPARGMSMHRGFEGRGFADRSFGPGHGKPEMKKPDFAKKPEMKRSGPGMPEGIKEPAVAIRRLMAENASLKRKVARLENALKSDKKPGAKKDAPKKEEAKKAGEGRPSFAGPRGPMMRGGFPSRGFEGRSFEGRGMEGRRFEGRGGFEGRGPIARGPRGPMDGQRGEAGPRGERGQRGGDRGEASPRGRRDGDRGEAGPRGPRDGEGRQRGGERGERGGERGAEVEADSPQRFALDTNGDGIMDAPAVIEAQIAAVDAE, encoded by the coding sequence ATGGATTGGTTTGTGCGAATCGCCCCGTTGTCGCGTCCTGCGATTGCCGCCGGCGCCTGTTTGTTCGGCACGCTTGGTTTCTCGTCGCTGGCGCTGGCCGCCGAGGCCCCGGTCGCTCCGTTGACGGCGGAAGAATTGGTGGCCGAAGACTACCAAGTCGCCTTCAAGCCCGGCCCCCGCGGCGACCAAAAGAAACAGAGCGACGCCCAGCCGGAACGTCGCGGCCATGGCAAGCCGGGCTCACGCGGCGAGCATGGCGCCAAAGGCAAAGGCAAATCGGAACATCGCGGCCCGCGCCATGGTGATAAAGACCGCGGCGACAAGGGGCATGGCGATAAGGACCGCGCCGCGAAAGGTCACGGCGACAAAGGTCGCGGCGAACACCGTGGGCCAGGTCACGGCGAGATGGGAATGCACCGCCGGTTTGGCCCGAAGCCCGACTTTTCGAAGTTTGGCCGCTCGATGCACGGCCGGTCGCATCGCGGCTTCGATGGTCGAGGATTCGGCAAGCCCGAGATGAAGAAGCCTGACTTCTCGATGCACGGCCGCTCGATGCCGGGGCCTTCGCGTCATGGTTTTGGTCCTGCTCGGGGCATGTCGATGCACCGCGGCTTTGAAGGACGCGGCTTTGCTGATCGCAGCTTCGGTCCTGGCCATGGCAAGCCCGAGATGAAAAAGCCAGACTTCGCCAAGAAGCCCGAGATGAAGCGCAGCGGCCCGGGGATGCCGGAAGGGATCAAAGAGCCGGCCGTGGCGATCCGCCGGTTGATGGCCGAAAACGCCTCGCTGAAGCGAAAGGTGGCCCGGCTCGAAAACGCCCTGAAGTCGGACAAGAAGCCGGGAGCGAAGAAGGACGCGCCGAAGAAGGAAGAAGCCAAGAAGGCAGGCGAAGGACGTCCCAGCTTCGCCGGTCCTCGCGGTCCGATGATGCGGGGCGGTTTCCCGTCGCGTGGCTTCGAAGGCCGCAGCTTTGAAGGTCGCGGCATGGAAGGACGCAGATTCGAGGGACGGGGAGGCTTTGAAGGTCGCGGTCCGATCGCTCGTGGTCCTCGCGGTCCGATGGATGGTCAGCGCGGCGAAGCTGGTCCGCGTGGTGAGCGTGGCCAACGTGGCGGTGATCGGGGTGAAGCGAGCCCGCGTGGTCGTCGTGACGGCGATCGTGGCGAAGCCGGCCCTCGCGGCCCGCGTGACGGCGAAGGTCGTCAGCGTGGCGGTGAGCGTGGTGAACGTGGTGGCGAACGGGGCGCCGAAGTCGAAGCCGACTCGCCGCAGCGGTTCGCGCTCGACACCAACGGCGACGGCATCATGGATGCCCCAGCGGTGATCGAAGCGCAAATCGCCGCTGTGGACGCAGAGTAA
- a CDS encoding M56 family metallopeptidase, with product MIWEPLSDPIFFQLTMALIHFVWQGALIWLLWVGAMRYSARPETRYLAGVVALFALAACPIVTACLTPQQPPVVIDATSLIAAAEISGEEVVDETGLLTAGLTEESNAETAAMTPADTSLGVNLVYRFQPILLSAWLVGVLLFGGRLIFAYAATVWLRTEGARLESSIQTIADQISRRIGFLTTPAIGVSSRIGEAMTLGILQPMVLLPTAWLTELSPDVLEAVIAHELAHIRRGDLWINAAQRVIEALFFYHPAVWCISRQVRVEREFCCDEMAILATGRRVQYAQSLELVARRQLEPAAAVLATPFLGDRTMNLLNRVRHALGIAPGPESARLLPVGIALVVVPVGLWVAVAMLSSPRVLADDDRPHEEREFLDEGEFGYGAPPRGERNFVRPPRREGEPGFFGPPPRREGEFGPPPRREGDFGPPPRREGEMAPHSHQEMIGLLREEMHMLRREMHMLREEMHMLRMQHRINKLEGVPPRDSDRPRPEDMRDGDRPRPEDMRDGDRPRPEGMRYGDRPRPEGMRYGDRPRPEGMRDGDRPRPEGMRDGDRPRPEGPRDGEAAAAPSPYIE from the coding sequence ATGATTTGGGAGCCCCTCTCCGACCCGATTTTCTTTCAGCTGACGATGGCGCTGATCCACTTTGTGTGGCAAGGGGCGCTGATCTGGCTGTTGTGGGTTGGCGCGATGCGCTATTCGGCCCGCCCCGAGACCCGCTATCTGGCCGGTGTCGTCGCGTTGTTTGCGTTGGCGGCCTGTCCGATTGTGACCGCCTGTCTGACGCCGCAACAACCGCCGGTCGTCATTGACGCAACGTCGCTGATCGCGGCGGCGGAGATTTCGGGAGAAGAAGTCGTTGACGAGACTGGGCTGCTGACGGCGGGCCTTACCGAAGAATCGAACGCAGAAACCGCCGCCATGACCCCGGCCGATACGTCGTTGGGGGTGAACCTGGTCTATCGCTTTCAGCCGATCTTGCTGTCGGCCTGGTTGGTCGGCGTGCTGCTGTTTGGCGGGCGACTGATCTTCGCCTATGCGGCGACCGTGTGGCTGCGGACCGAAGGGGCCCGGCTCGAAAGTTCGATTCAAACGATCGCCGATCAGATCAGTCGCCGAATTGGCTTTTTGACGACGCCGGCGATCGGCGTCAGTTCGCGCATTGGCGAAGCGATGACCCTCGGCATTTTGCAGCCGATGGTGTTGTTGCCGACCGCCTGGCTGACCGAGCTTTCGCCCGACGTGCTGGAAGCGGTGATCGCGCATGAGCTAGCCCACATTCGTCGCGGCGACTTATGGATCAATGCGGCGCAGCGGGTGATCGAAGCGTTGTTCTTCTATCATCCGGCGGTCTGGTGCATCTCGCGGCAGGTGCGCGTCGAGCGCGAATTTTGCTGCGACGAAATGGCGATTCTGGCGACCGGCCGGCGCGTGCAGTACGCCCAATCGCTAGAGCTTGTCGCCCGTCGGCAACTGGAACCCGCCGCCGCCGTGCTGGCCACCCCTTTTCTTGGAGATCGTACGATGAACTTGTTGAACCGCGTGCGGCACGCCCTGGGCATCGCCCCAGGCCCCGAGTCGGCCCGCTTGCTGCCGGTTGGAATTGCGTTGGTGGTCGTGCCGGTCGGTCTGTGGGTTGCGGTGGCGATGCTTTCTTCGCCGCGCGTGTTGGCCGACGATGATCGTCCCCACGAAGAGCGGGAGTTCTTGGATGAAGGGGAGTTCGGCTATGGCGCTCCGCCGCGGGGCGAACGCAATTTCGTCCGTCCGCCGCGACGTGAAGGCGAGCCTGGCTTCTTCGGTCCCCCCCCGCGGCGCGAAGGAGAGTTTGGTCCTCCGCCGCGACGTGAGGGAGATTTCGGCCCTCCGCCCCGTCGCGAAGGTGAAATGGCGCCTCATTCTCATCAGGAAATGATCGGCTTGCTGCGGGAAGAGATGCACATGCTGCGGAGAGAGATGCACATGCTACGCGAAGAGATGCACATGCTGCGGATGCAGCACCGCATCAACAAGTTGGAAGGGGTCCCTCCCCGTGACAGCGACCGCCCACGACCGGAAGACATGCGTGACGGCGACCGCCCACGACCGGAAGACATGCGTGACGGCGACCGCCCACGACCGGAAGGCATGCGTTACGGTGACCGCCCACGTCCGGAAGGCATGCGTTACGGTGACCGCCCACGTCCGGAAGGTATGCGTGATGGTGACCGCCCACGACCGGAAGGTATGCGTGATGGTGACCGTCCACGACCGGAAGGCCCGCGTGATGGTGAGGCGGCGGCGGCGCCAAGTCCGTACATCGAGTAG